The DNA region GGAAACAAATAATGATCTCTACCGTGAGGCAGAAAGAAATGAGTTGCAGTGATATAAGGACCACGGGGGGGAAAGGAGGGCAAAAAAAGCCATAATTAATTTGACCAGTGATGCCAGGGagagcttcacagaggaggtgacatttgagctgagcgTTGATGTGTGTGGAaagggctgggggttggggggcacaCCAAAGCAGAGGCTCTCTGCCATCGTAGGCAAGGGACTGTGAACGTGTTCAGTGCATCTGGGGTGGTGCCCAAAACACATCACGCCGATTCGGCCTCTGCTTCTTTCTTGTGCTTTCCTCAGTTGGATGCCTTCTGTCTTCTCCATTCTCAGCCAGATCCTACCCTTCCTCCAGAGCGCAGCTTCAACTCCACCTCCTTCGTGAAGCCTTCCCCGACTGTACTAGCTGCTGCCACTCCCCAAAACGTGTAATTCAGCATTTAACTGTAGTGTCCGTGCTTGCCTTGCACAGGGCAGCTAGACCAGGGCAGACATTATGCTCCTCTGATCCTTTGAGGGTCTTGCATCCGCCGACACAGTGCTAATGGTGGTCAGGGCTAGATGGCTCGATGGAACCATTCACTGAAACTGACACCTTCCTTCTGCCTAAATGCAGCTCACTTCTGCTGCCCAGCCTGGGATTGTTCACGGGGACTTAGGATTTAACTGGCTATGGGTGCTCACACATGAGGGAAACAGTTCTTCATACGATCACTTGAATGTTCTGCTCAGCCATGGGTGATTCCTCCTCAGCGCTGGTAGCAGGGGCGCAGGGGCATCGAACCAAAGCGTGAAGCAGTGACTCTCTGGACTGAACCTTAGTAACAGAGGTGAGGCGAAGCCAGTTTCATCATCTACACCATCATCTGCCCAGTTCCCTCTGAAGAATGACCCACTTCTTTTAAGGTCTCTTGTTTCGATGGTTGGGTTGTACTCAGCTCCCCTAAAGTGTCATAAGTATAGCTGGTCAAGTCCTTTTGGTGAATGGGGTACTGGGGACGGTCTCTTCTTCTTGCCGAGGCTGCTTGGAATAGGTATTAGTCtggttcttcagagaaatggaaccaaCAGGAAACAGATATAACAAGGAGCTGGCTCGTGTGCTTACGAAGATTGAGAAATCCCAGGGTCTGCAGCTGGACTGCTGATGGTGTAGTTCTCCAGCataagtccaaaggcctgagaaccaggagagctgatggtgcaAGTTCCAGTCCAAGTCCAAGTCCTAAAGCAGGAGGACTGATATCCCAGCTCTAAGATGGCCAGGCAGAGAGAATTAATTCTCCCCTACTCTGTCCTCTTCTTCTTCAGGCTCTTGATGGATCTGGTGATATGCACCCATATGGGAGCGGGGattaatctgctttactcaatctACCAATCtgaatgttaatctcatccagaaatgcCCTCATAGATCCCCCCAGAATCGTGTTTAACCAAATGTCTGGTCACCCCATaaatggcccagtcaagttgaaaGCTTGgccagaaagaaaatcttatgaGGCTTCCGAAGTAGAGCCTGAAGAAAAATGCCGCAGCTGTCCAGTCCCTACAGAAGGAGCATTCTCCAACCCTCCGTTTGGATAGTGTGTCCGCACAGCCAAGAGCCACAGCTCCCATGGCTTCCCATGCGACACCATCGTGGATGGGCGGGCTGGGCCAGCCAGCCGCCCCTGCACAAAGGTTCCTGGGCAAAGGGGCACGTAGAGGCTGAAGTGCAGCCCACACTCTACTCATCAAGCCACGTGCTTGGGAGGGGCCGCATCTGCCTCGGGGGAAGGGTGCTTTTGTCTAATTTGTCTCACGTGCTGTGTGGACTGTGGAGGTCGTGCACCAGGGCTCCCCACGACATTGAGTATGATCAGAGCCTCCTAGGTGGCGTGCCATGGCTGGGTACAGGCATGCAAAATACCAATCCTGTCTACATAGGGGGTTGCTGGGAAGGCTCAGCACCTCCAGTCACAAAAAAGTCACAGATTGGGGCGTGATGGTTTGCAATCTCCAGGTAAGACGTGCGCAGAGAAAGTCTGGGTCCGGGGCATCTGCCGGGGTATCGATGGTTGTTGAAGCTCAGTGTGCACAGGGAGAATGCTGGCCATGAGCTTAGATCACATTTTCATAGGTTCCAGGAGGTTTGCCGTCCTGAGAGCTGGTTTTCCCCATCTGTGCACAAGAGGGAGTTGGAACTGCAGGTTAACTGAGAGATGCTGCTGGGGAAGCCCAGCCCTGGGTGGTGCCCGGGACAGACAGACAGCACAGGGAGATGCCTCAGGCCTCCCTGGTGCTGGCGGAATCTGGGGCAGCAGGGCCTTGCCCTTTGCTGGGTCCCTTGCCTCTGCTCTGGTCACCCGCTTGCAAACCCTTGGGTCACCAACTGCGGAGCCCAGAAAAAAGcagcaggaaggaaagggggtaTTTGCACTGATTTTGATTACAGGCTTGAGCAACATCCAGGCTCAAGCTACCTGCCTTCCTTGTTCCTAGCTGAGCCTCAGCTCCTTCTGAACCTCCATAACTGCACTTCACATACTGGCGAGTCAGCGTCCTGTGCTCTAGTTATGTGGACAGGCCTAGagccctccccacaccctgctccCAAATAAAGTGGACCCAAAAGGATAATAGGAAAAACAattgagagatgatggactctgaaaaacaaactgagggttctagagggcaggggggtggggggatgggctagcctggtgatgggtattgaggagggcacgttctgcatggagcactgggtgttatgcacaaacaatgaatcatggaacactatatccaaaactaatgatgtaatgtatggggattaacataacgataaaaaatttaaaaaaaacagaataacaaaacaaaacaattcttcTTAAATTATATAATGACCCGTCAATAATCGCCATCAGCCTTGTCTAGAGGACACGCTTTGAGATGCCTCAACCCGGCCGCCCTGATTAATCCCTCTGATCCAGTCCTTGCCAGTGTCACCTCCCGTGTCCTCCCCTGTCCTTCAGATCTCGGCTCACACATgcggccccctgcccctcccttcttccttccccttcccctcgtCCTTCGTCCCTCCGGTGCCCCttagtctccttctccttccttccctctcctgagCACTGAGGGAGTGAAGGCCCTTCCGTCTCGGGCTCCAGGACACTGGCTTAGCTTCACACCCCAACGACCTGTGCACTGAGTTCGCCTGCAAGTCTCCTGCATCTGCAGCTCACAGATGCCCTCTACCGAATCAGCTTTTACTTCTCAGTTCCCATCCATTTGCAGCCAATTTCCTAATGTTTCCTCCCACTCGTTATTTGTTCTCATGACTTTCCCTTCCCCCTAGACTCCCTGGGTTCCTATGTGTCTTGCatgatgattttgcccaactattAAACAGGAACACTGGCAAAACATTTGGTTTGCCAAGAGACCCCAAAGCTGGCTTTCTGACTGTAGCAGAAATGAGGATCCTCATGGACAGTGACAGATGCCCCAGACTGAAAGTCCTACCTTCCGTCCACGCATATTCCAGAgcaggacactgaggcacagggtACTGTGAGTGTCGCAGCTCCGTTGCAAATTGTTGTGCGGGCTGCACCCTGTGCAAGTCGGCTGGCGGGGGAAGCGGGACCTGAAATTCGGCCTGTGTTCCACTTGTCGGTCTGGGCACCTGGTGTGGGCCTGTGTCTGTCCAGAGGGGGGCACCTGTTGTCTAGTTTTATTCTGTGAGCCGGCATGGCCCCAGCTGCTCCAGAGGCTGGAGTTTCCACACCGCACTTCGGAGGCCTGGGGACTCCTGCATTTAGAGGCAGGCCCAGCATCCCAAGCTGGCCAGCTTTTGGATGGCCACGGACCTGGGAGCCGGGCTCTGTGCAGGTGTGAAACACCTGTGGGCCACGGCCCTCAGCAGTTGGTcctgagagggacagagaggagcaCCGAGGGAACCAGCTGGCCCCTGCTTGGATGGACAGGGTACAGCAGAATGGCTGGAACAGACAGGCAACAGGGATAAGAAGTCAAAAAGGATTTACCTTACCAGTCTGCAATGTGGAATAAACCTTGTTCACTGGCTCCTCCTTGTCAGGGAGCTCCTGTAAAACACCCATCTTCCCCTCAGTGAGGGGCCCAGGCAAAACCTCGCCAGGcccccttcccacctctgcccagcctgctgcccccctgctcccactcccaccaGGTAGCCTCCTCTCCTGGCCTCAGCTCTGGTTCCATCCAGCCTCGGAGAGGGTCAGGGCCGGGTGTGGGGCGGGAGGGGTGGGTAGCCGCTGGGTAAAACCCTCAGGAGCCAAGAGGAGGGGTTTGCACGGTTCAGACTGGGTCTTGCTCACTGAAGATTTTGGCTCTGTGCACCTAGCCGCCCATCAGTCCAAGCACAGCGCTAGACGGACCAGGCAGACCTCTGTTGCCCAGTACTCTTGTCGACCTCGGGGGGAGCAGGCGGGCACGGGGCACAGAGGGAAGCAGTGCTTGTAGAAGCCTGGTTCAGGGTGGAGGTGAGGGCGGGGCAGGCAGGTgaaaggcaggtgggaggagggggttgCCGCCGCCACACCAGGAAGTTCAAGGGGCCCTCtcttggggtggctcagtcagtgaagcgtctgccttcggctcaggtcatgatcccagggtcctgggattgagtcccatatggggtttccctgctcagcggggagtctgcttctccctctccctctccccttgctcgtgctctctctttcactcaaataacgaaataaaatcttttaagaaggGGGGACCTCTCTCGGTTCTGTGCCCTTGTTCCCATGTCGGTGGCCACCTAGCAGCCCTCCCCTTACACCAGGGGCTCCCTTGTTGTTTGTCCCTCGTGGAGGGCAGTCCACTCCTAGTCAGGCCTCTCACCTCACCCAGAGCCAGACCCCCGTGTGGAAGCTGGCGGCCTCCACCCCTAGAGGCTGCCACAGGGTGACCATTGGCCATGTTCCTGTCCTCGTCGGGGGGCTCATGGCCTCATTTCCCTGACATGATGATGCTTGGTTGGACCCTCCAGATCCCTGGCCTGCTGCCCCGACTCCCTTTCccaggggtggtggtgaggacCCATGAGTGGCATCAGCTCACCTTGGATTGGGGGATTTCATCATAGATTCTGCCCTCTGCTGGCGGGGCATCTCTCGTAACCATGACGTAGGTGTATATTGTTTTCTTTGAGATGGCATCTGTCACAAAGAAACATAGAAGCACGGTGCgtgagaggcagagagatttTAGAGATGACCTCTTCTAAGGTTCTCTTTTTAAGGTAAAGAAACGAAGCCCTAAAAGGTCAAATGGCTATCATCGTCTTGAGACGGATGCTCGGGTCCTGGGACCGCCTCTCCTTCTTGTCGGGATTTCATGTGGTGTGGGAGCCCCGGAGAGGCAAAGCCTGGAGAGACAAGTCCCTGCTCTTAAGAATTCCTGGGCTGGTAAAGGCATCCATCCCAGTGTGTTCCTCTCTTTGCTCCTAACGTGGAACATTTTAGGGTGAAGTCGAAAAGAGATGGCTAGAATTTGGGGCCTTCGTGTTTCAGGGCACCAAGACATCCACAAATCACAGTGAGCTGAGCGGCACACAGAGTTAAGTCCTGTCCCAGACCCTGTGCCAGACCAGGCATGAGAGCCAGACGGACCCAGACCCTGCCTGAGGCCCGGCAGGCAAGCCAGACCGAGTGCTCTCTGTCATCTCGTTGATAGATGGAAAAAGTAgcacttcttccttcccaagagACTGTGAGGGACTGAAGACAGATGTCTCTTGGAGGAACCCTGAAGATCCCCTATGGCCTGAGTCAGGACTTCTCCCCATCACACAGCCATTTGAGTTAAATTGTCCAGGGAAGAGAATTTAACTCCTCCCGTGCCAAGCCTGGGCCGTCAGTCGTAAGCACAGTGCTGACGTTTACTGAGTCCTTACTCCGTACCAGGCTCCAGGCCAAGTACTTTATGTGGGTAATTCCGTTTAATCCCCTTAATAAGTATGTGCAGCACGTCCTGTATGTCTGGTTTACCACTGACAAAACATGCTTACGGTGGCAGATCACTTGTAACTGATAAACGGCCGAGCTGGGACCTTCGGCCCAGACCGCCTGCAAGGCACAAGCTGAGTCTTAACCAATCTGCCGTGAACTCATCTCTCCCAGTTGTCATCCGGGGAAACTGGTGGTTGAGAACTTACCAGAGTTCTTACTGAAGGGCTTCAAGAAGGAACCTGAGGAATCAGACCCAAAGGAGAGTCAGGAACATGGAAACAGAGGTTTAGCCCCTCTATACCCAGGTTTGTTACTGTGATTGGTGGGAAAGGAAGATTTGGGGAGATCATGGGGTTAGGAGGTATAGGAGGGCACAGTGCTCCTCTGGGGGCCTAAGATTAGGTTTTCTGCATTGCAGATGGCACAACTATAGAAGGATCCAGAGGGATCCAGAGGGATCTAGTGACGCCCATGGAATGCAAAGTTAGTACCTGTCCCTCTGTGACTCTCCAAAGGACATAGTCAAAATATGATGGAATTGAAAGTGGCCCAGGAGACCCTCTAGTTCAAATCCCATTTCACGCGTGAGAGCACTGagccagagagggaaagacaCATGTCCAGTGAAGCACAGCTTCTCAATGGCGGTACTGAACTCACACCCAGGTTCTGGGCCCACCAGATACCGGGCACAGATTATGAAGCCCACTCAGGGCACTGTCATCCAGGGGTCCGCACTCTGGAGATGgtgaggtggaggaggggggattGGAAGAAGACGGATTCCCCGGAACAAAGGACTGCTCTACCCCACCTTGGATAAATGACTTCAGtcccaggaagaaggaaggtaCATTTCCACATTTTACCTTCTGGAAAAATCCTACCTTGTCCTCTTTTGCACAAAAGGAACAAAAGTACCGAAGGCACAATGAGTATAAAGAGAAAGAGCACCGCCAGCCCGCTCAACAGCCCGGTGTGGCGAGAATGGAGGCCTGTTGCAGTGTCTGGAAACAGAAGAGACAGTAGGACTTGGCCACACTCAGGGGCACTATCAAAATGGGGTGCCCTCCAGGGGAGTGCCAAATCTCCAAGGGAAACTGGACTTTCTGCTATTCAAAGTCAGCATTAGAAACAGAATCAGAGGGCCAAGTAGGGCCTGCCTCAGAACACCCCAGATGCCTGGCCTATCTCAGAAAGCTCTGGCCTTTTTTCCAGGCCCTCCTGGGAGGAGATGCCCCTGGGGACGAAgcctggcctccccacccccgtgGGAAGCAAGGCCTAGCCCAGGCCTCTCTTCTGAGTGAGTCCTGGAGACTGCAGGAGAGCTGGATGGAGCTGATTACCTGCACAGAGCTGCTGGGCAGAGATGGAGTCTGAGCTGTTGCTCACGGGGTTCCAGGCTGTGCACGTGTAGGTCAGCTCTTGGTTGTCGGGGGTCCAGAAGATTTGAACTACATTCCCCGCTTCCCCCGGGGGACTCCAACTATATGTGacattctcttcttcttcctccacagAGCATGTCAAGGTGACATTACATGTGCTGTTCACAGATGTCATTAAACTCTGTGTAATTTTTGGCTTCCCAAGCCGACCTAAGAGGGGAAGACATGTGTGTCAGTGGTAAGCTGGAGCTAGCCTGTATCAGGACAGCCAactgttaaattttcagaaaggattcgtgaaaaatgaaattataaaaacttacaataaaataaaaaaatgaataaaattaattatattttattttattttatttttttaaagattttatttatttatttgagacagagagaatgagagacagagagcatgagagggaggagggtcagagggagaagcagactccctgccgagcagggagcccgatgcgggactcgatcccgggactccaggatcatgacctgagccgaaggcagtcgcttaaccaactgagccacccaggcgcccaaattaattatattttaaaaagctaatgcaTACTCAACATTCACCACTTTctatttttgggggggtgccAATTTACTCTTATCTGCACTCTAAAAGTTATTTAC from Neomonachus schauinslandi chromosome 6, ASM220157v2, whole genome shotgun sequence includes:
- the CD84 gene encoding SLAM family member 5, which encodes MARTSYKDDDEENEEHENHRHYQLQKQPTCLEAEGSDTDVFTVIGILGESVTFPLNIEKSQQVVNIVWNSETSVAFVTPGDSGTAPKVTVTHQNYNDRINVSLENYNLEISNLRMEDSGIYKADINTKTLEGMITTTRRYSLQVFRRLGKPKITQSLMTSVNSTCNVTLTCSVEEEEENVTYSWSPPGEAGNVVQIFWTPDNQELTYTCTAWNPVSNSSDSISAQQLCADTATGLHSRHTGLLSGLAVLFLFILIVPSVLLFLLCKRGQGSFLKPFSKNSDAISKKTIYTYVMVTRDAPPAEGRIYDEIPQSKELPDKEEPVNKVYSTLQTGKMGKTSSQDGKPPGTYENVI